In one window of Camelina sativa cultivar DH55 chromosome 15, Cs, whole genome shotgun sequence DNA:
- the LOC104748942 gene encoding uncharacterized protein LOC104748942, which yields MGDFDVERVLIDTGSTVNVLCWQTLEKMGVTPDQLKPETRTLTGYDGVAKMSMGDVKLQVRAGGVTRKTKFAVVDAPPIYNAILGVPWIYAMQAVPSTYHLCLKFPTPTGICTLYGDQRVARACSVIEKKQRKTEAA from the coding sequence ATGGGCGACTTTGACGTCGAACGAGTCCTGATTGACACTGGGAGCACCGTCAATGTACTCTGTTGGCAAACGCTAGAAAAAATGGGTGTCACACCAGACCAACTAAAACCCGAAACTCGAACGCTGACGGGCTATGATGGGGTCGCCAAGATGTCGATGGGAGACGTAAAACTACAAGTACGAGCTGGCGGAGTAACCCGGAAGACTAAATTCGCAGTCGTTGATGCACCACCAATCTACAACGCTATTTTGGGAGTACCGTGGATATatgcgatgcaggccgtaccatcgacctatcacctctgcctcaaattcccaACTCCTACAGGAATCTGCACACTTTACGGCGACCAGAGGGTGGCCCGAGCCTGCTCTGTTATcgaaaagaagcagaggaagacggAGGccgcatag